The following are from one region of the Rhodopirellula sp. P2 genome:
- a CDS encoding RDD family protein, translating into MKLKCPGCSKLLQVPDTAAGKTVKCPCGKQLRVPAPKGTSPAGAASPAARPTAPARRPQPAASPLGTDAGLFDELTETDLGPVAVTPQPGLKPVASSAGGHNPYATSLHEASDAGPVSTDNFASQNKRLANYLLDWVFVQVFSFGIGLAVGIVFVVMYGPEMTPDQDARMTLVSMVLGFGFFVFYYVVMEALFGATLAKFITKTRVVSVDGGKAGFGKILGRSLARMIPFDPLSYLFGDTRVGWHDSLSGTRVVNIKKA; encoded by the coding sequence ATGAAATTGAAATGCCCGGGTTGCTCAAAGCTACTTCAAGTCCCCGACACAGCCGCCGGAAAGACAGTGAAGTGTCCTTGCGGCAAGCAATTGCGAGTGCCCGCTCCCAAGGGGACCTCCCCTGCCGGTGCCGCGTCCCCTGCGGCGAGACCAACCGCTCCCGCCCGTCGGCCACAACCCGCCGCCAGCCCACTGGGCACGGACGCTGGATTGTTCGACGAACTCACTGAGACCGATTTGGGGCCCGTGGCAGTGACCCCTCAACCTGGTCTCAAACCTGTCGCATCCAGTGCAGGAGGGCACAATCCCTACGCGACTTCGCTGCACGAGGCATCCGATGCGGGCCCTGTGTCGACTGACAACTTTGCATCTCAGAACAAACGCTTGGCAAACTACCTCTTGGATTGGGTGTTTGTCCAAGTCTTTTCATTCGGGATCGGCCTCGCTGTCGGAATCGTGTTCGTTGTGATGTATGGTCCCGAAATGACGCCCGACCAAGACGCGAGGATGACGCTCGTTTCGATGGTCTTGGGCTTCGGATTCTTCGTCTTCTACTACGTGGTGATGGAAGCGTTGTTCGGCGCCACGCTTGCCAAGTTCATCACGAAGACACGCGTTGTCTCGGTGGATGGCGGAAAAGCCGGCTTCGGGAAAATCCTCGGGCGCAGTTTGGCCCGGATGATCCCTTTCGACCCACTCTCTTACCTTTTCGGTGACACGCGAGTCGGTTGGCACGACAGTCTTTCCGGCACACGCGTGGTCAACATCAAAAAGGCCTAG